Within Deinococcus actinosclerus, the genomic segment GCCGTCGTCCTCCAGATGCACCGTGTCGATGAAACGCACCACGCGAGTCGCGTAGCCCATCACCAGCGTGTGGGTTCGGGCGCCGCCGCCGAAACGCCGCACGCCGCTGAGCAGTTCGCCGTACGTGATGCCGGTCGCGCTGAACACCATCTGCTTGCCCGGCGCGAGATCGTTCGTCCTGTAGACCTTCTGTTCGTCCACGCCCATCGCCCGGAACCGCTCGCGCATGGCGTCGTCCTCCGCGATGAAGCGGCCCTGGATCTCCGCGCCCAGGCACTTCATGGCGGCCGCCGACAGCACCCCCTCGGGCGCGCCGCCCGAACCCATCAGCGCGTGCACGCCCGTGCCCCGCACGCCCACCTGGAGGCTGGCGACCACGTCGCCGTCCCCGATCAGTTTCACGCGCGCCCCGGCGGCCCGCACCCGGCGGATCAGGTCCGCGTGCCGCTCGCGGTCCAGGATGGTGATCATCAGGTCGTCCACGTCGCGCTCCAGGCTCTGCGCCAGGACGTTCAGGTTCGCCTCGACCGGCCAGTCCAGGTTCACCTTCCCGGCGGCGGGGGGCGGCACGACCAGCTTGTCCATGTAGCAGTCCGGCGCGTGCATCAGCCCGCCGCGCTCGGACAGGGCGATCACGGCCAGCCCGTTCGGCAGGCCCTTGGCGGTCACGCTGGTACCCTCGACCGGGTCCACGGCGATGTCCACCTCGTACTGCCCCTGCCCGACCTTCTCGCCGATGTACAGCATGGGGGCCTCGTCCATCTCGCCCTCGCCGATCACGACCGTGCCGCGGATATCCAGGCTGTTGAGCAGTTCGCGCATGGCCTCGGTGCCCGCGCCGTCCACGGCGTTCTTGTCGCCCATGCCCATCCAGCGGCTGGCGGCCAGGGCGGCGCCCTCGGTCACCCGGGCGGTCTCCAGGACCAGGGCGTGCTCGAAGTGGTTGGTATCCACGCGGCTCTCCGCGCCTTGCTTCCGCTTGACCGTCATGCCGTTAACGTAACACGGAGGCATGAAAAACCATTTCCGGGAGCGGTTCCACGCGGTGATTGGTGTGTCACTCCCCGGGGGAATTCAAGGTGCCCCAGGATGCAGGGCGGCGCAGGCTGTGGGTGGGATCAGCGCAGCACGCCCGCCCACACCAGCAGCAGCCACAGCACCACCGGAATGGCCAGCGAGCCCAGGGTCAGCTTCAGCAGCCGCCACCAGTCGTTCAGGAACTCCTTCATGCCCTCCAGGGTAGCAGCCGACCGCCCAGGCGACCGGGTGCGCCTTCACGCTGTCTTGCCTCACGCGCGCCGCCGGGGGGCTCAGTCCGTACACTGGCGGGTATGACCCTCAGCCCCCTGGCCGGTAAACGCGCGCCGCAGAGCCTGCTGACGAACATCCCCCGACTGGTCGCCCACTACTACGAGACCCGCCCCGACCCGCGCGATCCCCTCCAGCGCGTGGCCTTCGGCACGAGCGGGCACCGCGGCACCAGCCTGGGCGGCACCTTCAACGAGGCGCACATCCTGGCGGTCACGCAGGCCGTCGCCGAGCACCGCGCCGCCGCCGGCATCCAGGGGCCGCTGTTCATGGGCCTGGACACCCACGCGCTGTCCGAACCCGCCTGGATGACCGCCCTGCAGGTGCTCGTCGCCAACGGCGTGCAGGTGCGCGCGCAGGCCGGATCGTTCACGCCCACGCCGCTGATCAGCCACGCGATCCTCGAACACAACCGCCCCGGCCGCGAAGGCAAACCAGACCACGACTGGGCCGACGGGATCGTCATCACGCCCAGCCACAACCCCCCGCAGGACGGCGGCTTCAAGTACAACCCCCCCTCCGGCGGCCCGGCCGACACCGACGTGACCGGCGCCGTGCAGGCCCGCGCGAACGCCATCCTGGAGAACGAACTGCGCGACGTGAAGCGCGTCTCGCTGGAGGACGCCCTGGCGGGCCTGACCGACTTCGACTTCATCACGCCCTACGTGTCGCAGTTGGGCACGGTCGTGAATCTGGACGCCATCCGCCAGAGCGGCGTGCGCATCGGCGTGGACCCGCTGGGCGGCAGCAGCCTCCCGGTGTGGCAGGCCATTCAGGCGCAGCACGGCCTGAACCTGACCATCGTGAACGAGGACCTCGACCCCCGCTTCGCGTTCATGAGCGTGGACCGCGACGGGAAGATCCGCATGGACTGCTCCAGCCCATACGCCATGGCGGGCCTGCTGGCCCTGAAGGACGATTTCGACGTGGCGATCGGCAACGACCCGGACGCCGACCGGCACGGCGTCGTGACCCGCGCGGGCCTGATGAACCCCAACCACTACCTCGCCGTGATGATCGAGTACCTGTTCAGCCACCGCCCCGGCTGGCGCGCGGACGCCGCCATCGGCAAGACGCTCGTGAGCAGCGCCCTGATCGACCGGGTGGGCGCCGGGATCGGGCGGCGCGTCGTGGAAGTCCCGGTGGGCTTCAAATACTTCGTGGAGGGCCTGCTGGACGGTTCGTTCGGCTTCGGGGGAGAGGAGAGCGCCGGGGCGAGCTTCCTGAGACTGGACGGTACGCCCTGGAGCACCGACAAGGACGGCCTGATCCCGGGCCTGCTGGCCGCCGAGATGACCGCCGTGACCGGCAAGACGCCCAGCGAGCGCTTCGCGGACCTCACCGCCCGCTACGGCGAGACCGCCTACGACCGTCAGGACGCTCCCGCCGACGCCGCGCAGAAGAAGATCCTGTCGAACCTCAGCCCCGAGCAGGTCACCGCCACCACGCTGGGCGGCGACCCCATCACCGCGAAGCTGACCCGCGCGCCCGGCAACGGTGCGGGCATCGGCGGGCTGAAGGTCACCACCGACCAGGCCTGGTTCGCCGCGCGCCCCAGCGGCACCGAGGACGTGTACAAGATCTACGCCGAGAGCTTCCGCGGCGCCGAGCACCTCCAGCAGGTCATGGCCGAAGCGCGCGACGTGGTCAGCGCGGCCCTGAACGGCCAGTAAGCCACGCCCGACCCCTGCCGCCCTGGCTCCGGAACTGGAGCCAGGGTGGTTGATTCATCTGCTCCCCACAAAACTCACCACATCCCTCATTGAGCGGAGCGTGCCCACGTTTTGGGATGCCATCGGTTCAGGCCGTCCCACTGCGGGGTGGCCCCTGCGGCCATCCGGAAGATGAGAGCGAAAGCGAAAAATTTCGCACGCCGACACGAGAATCAGTAAGTTTTATGTGAGTTCATATTCCATATGTTTGGACATCGAAGCTCCGGGCACAGCCCCTGCATCCCCACGGGAGGAACACAGATGGAACATGAGATGCTGCACCACACCTGGGTGAATTCCTACGTCATCCT encodes:
- the pgm gene encoding phosphoglucomutase (alpha-D-glucose-1,6-bisphosphate-dependent) — translated: MTLSPLAGKRAPQSLLTNIPRLVAHYYETRPDPRDPLQRVAFGTSGHRGTSLGGTFNEAHILAVTQAVAEHRAAAGIQGPLFMGLDTHALSEPAWMTALQVLVANGVQVRAQAGSFTPTPLISHAILEHNRPGREGKPDHDWADGIVITPSHNPPQDGGFKYNPPSGGPADTDVTGAVQARANAILENELRDVKRVSLEDALAGLTDFDFITPYVSQLGTVVNLDAIRQSGVRIGVDPLGGSSLPVWQAIQAQHGLNLTIVNEDLDPRFAFMSVDRDGKIRMDCSSPYAMAGLLALKDDFDVAIGNDPDADRHGVVTRAGLMNPNHYLAVMIEYLFSHRPGWRADAAIGKTLVSSALIDRVGAGIGRRVVEVPVGFKYFVEGLLDGSFGFGGEESAGASFLRLDGTPWSTDKDGLIPGLLAAEMTAVTGKTPSERFADLTARYGETAYDRQDAPADAAQKKILSNLSPEQVTATTLGGDPITAKLTRAPGNGAGIGGLKVTTDQAWFAARPSGTEDVYKIYAESFRGAEHLQQVMAEARDVVSAALNGQ
- the glpX gene encoding class II fructose-bisphosphatase, encoding MTVKRKQGAESRVDTNHFEHALVLETARVTEGAALAASRWMGMGDKNAVDGAGTEAMRELLNSLDIRGTVVIGEGEMDEAPMLYIGEKVGQGQYEVDIAVDPVEGTSVTAKGLPNGLAVIALSERGGLMHAPDCYMDKLVVPPPAAGKVNLDWPVEANLNVLAQSLERDVDDLMITILDRERHADLIRRVRAAGARVKLIGDGDVVASLQVGVRGTGVHALMGSGGAPEGVLSAAAMKCLGAEIQGRFIAEDDAMRERFRAMGVDEQKVYRTNDLAPGKQMVFSATGITYGELLSGVRRFGGGARTHTLVMGYATRVVRFIDTVHLEDDGARVTIRV